From the Solanum pennellii chromosome 4, SPENNV200 genome, one window contains:
- the LOC107018378 gene encoding uncharacterized protein LOC107018378, with amino-acid sequence MGMGFTPKSKVNNTNNSSENWGMGFLFIFFPEEEEEEQKKPNFSFTNSSSSSSSSSLLPSFSFKSINAIRNRSTSSHLISKAQSTISICVLLIFITLLLFTLSTFEPNNSLNQKRKPPILNFQEKLIFAPALQGMGSLYRRGTRAMNDLIVAHVIESVTEIELKMFLRLLHRSGITSKSDILFLFSSKSSSLDHAIVEENNSFLKLINGYYKYINNSSSDPTRFVNSTFDPTQFVISSKKEKESGEPIWGKKIRVYEDFGNSTELSLTRLSYGSVVGFDAGELDPENSLSGFLDHVPMSLRRWACYPMLLGRVRRNYKHVLLVDLKEYLVLGDSLSQLKNRSPESVILTTLPTRKKNSERKPVNSGFVFGGARGVRRLANAMLTEIVRAITQHKKRNMVSESTLFNQLVANEFMLKNVNLIVSSESTHELSSLTGLMNSNSKSGSSSFSTSKFPIVRRGNSNLD; translated from the coding sequence ATGGGTATGGGATTTACACCAAAATCTAAAGTAAACAACACAAATAATAGTAGTGAAAATTGGGGAATGGGTTTTCTCTTCATATTCTTccctgaagaagaagaagaagagcaaAAAAAACCCAATTTCTCTTTCactaattcttcttcttcatcttcttcttcttcattgttgCCTTCGTTTTCATTCAAATCGATTAATGCAATTCGTAACCGTTCAACTTCGTCTCATCTCATCTCAAAAGCACAATCCACAATTTCAATTTGTGTATTGTTGATTTTCATCACTCTTTTACTCTTCACTCTCTCAACTTTTGAACCCAACAATTCGTTAAATCAAAAACGAAAACCCCCAATTCTTAATTTCCAAGAGAAATTGATTTTCGCACCTGCATTGCAAGGTATGGGTTCGTTGTATCGAAGAGGAACAAGGGCTATGAATGACTTAATCGTAGCTCATGTAATCGAATCCGTAACGGAGATCGAACTGAAAATGTTCCTCAGATTACTCCACAGATCCGGAATCACTTCAAAATCAGACATATTGTTCCTATTTTCATCGAAATCAAGCTCGTTGGATCACGCCATTGTTGAAGAGAACAACTCCTTTTTGAAGCTCATCAATGGCTACTACAAATACATTAATAACTCAAGTTCTGACCCGACCCGATTCGTTAATTCAACTTTTGACCCGACCCAGTTTGTGATTTCGagtaagaaagaaaaggaaagtgGAGAACCCATTTGGGGTAAGAAAATTCGGGTTTATGAGGATTTTGGTAACTCAACCGAGTTAAGTCTAACTCGGTTGAGTTATGGTTCGGTAGTGGGTTTCGATGCGGGTGAACTTGACCCGGAGAATTCGTTATCCGGGTTCTTGGATCATGTTCCAATGAGTTTAAGAAGATGGGCCTGTTACCCGATGTTATTGGGTCGGGTACGGAGAAATTACAAACATGTCCTTTTAGTAGACCTAAAGGAATATCTCGTACTTGGTGATTCACTAAGCCAACTCAAGAATCGTAGTCCGGAGTCCGTTATACTAACCACATTACCTACTCGAAAAAAGAACTCCGAGAGAAAACCCGTTAACTCGGGGTTTGTATTCGGTGGTGCACGTGGAGTGAGACGATTGGCTAATGCAATGTTAACGGAAATCGTTCGAGCTATAACACAACATAAGAAGAGAAACATGGTGTCCGAGTCAACATTGTTCAACCAACTTGTTGCGAATGAGTTTATGTTGAAGAATGTGAATTTGATTGTATCGAGTGAGTCAACTCATGAACTAAGTTCACTCACCGGGTTAATGAACTCAAACTCGAAATCGGGTTCGAGTTCATTTTCTACTTCTAAATTTCCTATTGTTAGGCGTGGGAATAGTAATTTGGATTAG